The Musa acuminata AAA Group cultivar baxijiao chromosome BXJ2-5, Cavendish_Baxijiao_AAA, whole genome shotgun sequence genomic interval CGCTTCAATAGGAAGCACAGAGAGCCTGCATCCACCTGTGAGCTACCAAACAGGGGCTGTACTCAAGTCATTTTTCGCTTCTTTGATTTCATTGACAAGAAAGAAGAAGCCATTAAGAACGCGTTCAAGCAGAGGAACACCTCTCTTCCAGAAAGTAGCTGATTCCTCACCGAACTTTTTGTGTAAGTAGACCTACGGAGAAGGTTGTTGTGCATTGGTCATTATGTGGGCCTTTATGATGGCTTCTTTATCAGACTTCATATATCCTAAACAGTTCTCATCCGTATGTCACTTAATAATCTATATTCATGAAGCATCCCTTGCTTTACTATTTGCATGATGCGTTGGCTTTAGCATTCTCAATAGTCCTTTTAGTTTATGCCAGGATATTCTAGATCACTTTGTGTGAGCAAAAATGTCTTATCCTGTCTATTCGAAGCTGTATTTTGTAAACTAGAGCAATATATCGCAACGTGACAATGTTTCTTTGCATGAGGGTCGACCTTGGTGTCTGTTCCTTCATGAAAACAGCTTCTCTGCTTTGCAGGTTAACATCACATACATTGACACGTAACGAAACCCTGCATCGCCGGGAGCTTTGTGCACTGTGTGTGAACAAAGCCTCTTGGCAAGTTGGTTCTTGAATCAGCTTTTTGAAGTCTGAGGATTACTTCCAGTTCTTTTGGAGAAACTTAACATACTCTTTTGTGGTGCAGGTCGTAGGTGGGCATTGCTTTCACGGGGCGATTCCATGCGAATCACTTCTCTCCAAAGCCAATCTGATTGGATTCTTCGGTAGGTGGAAGCTGTTGTGATCACTTGTTCTCGGAGAGGCAGATGTGAACTCATGAGCCCACCATCTGTCTCCGTCCAATCTCCTTGTCGTCGATGTCGATATCATGAAAGAACCATTCTACTTGTTTGCAGATTCCATGCCTAGTGGCCTTAGTGGCACACTTATTGTTGGGTTGGTTTCTCAAAGAATATATGCTTCATGAGACGACAGTCTACTAGATGAAGTCAAATGCAGTCTTCTTCACTAGATCATGTCTGTTACCTTTAGATTTATCTATTTGTGAgctgatatgatatgctcatattgTGATGACATGATGCTGATGTGGCACACTGAGTAATCTGCAAGAATAACACCACCTTCTCATATTCTCTGTCGCTCTCTTCTCTTCTACTCATCAAGATAAAACAGTCACTTGTCCCTCTCACCCATTAGTTTGGCTGAATCGTTTGCTACGCCAAATGAGCATGTTTTGCTGTGTCTTTCAatgagatagatatatatataatatgataaaCTATATTGAGTTAGTGAATCAATAAGCCACAGCAAGCAATAAACTATATTGGTTGTGAGTAGTAGAATTATTTGATTAATAATACATCGATATAATTCTTTTTTGTTTCGGCCTACATGATGATTGCAGTATATATTTATAGTCCACATGGTTAAGTGACGAGCATCTCAGATGATTCCACTTCCACTCTAAATGCTTTGTTATCACTACAGAATCCAAATCAACCACCGCAGTGGCGGTTGTTTTCTGCCTCCATTTTGGTGTGAGAACATTCCATGCTTCTTGGAGACATCTCAATTACTCGGATGTATTCTCGAAACTGGTTCGAAAGAAGGTGGACATCGAGTGCAGCACAGATTCCTCGAGATGACAAAAAAATGGGCTTCCCATCCAGCTTACCGATGTCTTTTAACCTCGTTGATTCACCATTGACCGATGAGAAGAACCACTCACACCTGACACAGTAAGCTGGGAATTCCAAGTGAATGCTTTGACGGCGACATGAGACGTTCCGATCAAGCTTTCTCCTCCAAACATTACGTTCGGGAAGATAACCTTCTTCTCCCTTTCATGGTTTGCCATGCCACACACATCACAGGAATAACCCCAATCTCCGAGTCCAAGGCACTGACTGAATCGATTCCATGCGATTCTGCAAGCAGCGCAATCTTCCGATATCTTCGAGAAAGAAAAACAGTTCTTTTCCTGTTCTCCAAGCTTATAAAGGGATTCTCCCACTGCAGAGGCGGCATGCAATCCTTTCCTTCccattaggttttttttttttttggcaaaaggAGGTTTCAGATCTCTTTCTGCTTTCTCATCTCACAAACATTTCCTGTCTCCAATCCTTTCTTTTAGCTGACTTACCTTCTTCTCTTTTCTGCTGCATAAAAATTTCATTTCAGAGAAGCAACTCTTTCGGGGGGATACTTTCGCATGTTGTGTCCAAGACGATGGCCAGCATGTCTCCGCTGTTCATGATATGGTTCTTGGTTGGCCTCAGTGGCGCGGTGGGTGAGCTTGGCGATGGAACCACCAAGCCTGGCATGGTGAATGTGGGTGTTCTTTACACCTTTAATTCTACCATCGGAAGGGCAGCCATGGTTGGGATCGAGCTAGCAATAGAAGACGTCAATGCAGACTCCACGATCCTTGCAGGGACCCAGCTGAATGTGATCGCACAGGACACAAACTGCAGCGGCTTTGTTGGAACGATCGAAGGTGAAGAATCGAGGACTTGAGCTTTTAATAAGATTGTTTCTGAATTAACTATACATTAATGCTGGATTTCTTATTAAGAGCATCACATTCTAAAGATCGAGTAAGATCATAAGACTCAGAGAATGTTTTCATTCGATTTGGACTCAGAGAGATGATCAGTTTTGTTTTGGCGAATAATCCAGCTCGAACGATGAGCCTATTCTTCTGTTTCTGAGGTCTTACCTTCAAAAGGGAAGCTCCATCAACTTTAGGATTCGTCACCACTCCATCACAATCTGTGGCTATTTCTGTTCTTTGAGGCTGTTTGTTTCTCTTGGTTTCCATCAAGTTCTGCACtggccttctcctcctccactcTTCTTCTATGAGCATCTCAAATCTTGTTCCAAGGCACAGTTGAGCTGAGTCTCTTGCTTTAGTTGCATTGTTCTAGCAAGACTGAATTATCGAACACCAATCCAACTGATGGAGAGATTGCATTGTCCTGATTTCTGACTTCCGATGAAGTCCCATGATCTTAAGGATGTAGCTAAGTTTGTTCCTTCTCCTTCAATCTTCTTCTATGATCATCTCCAAGCTTATTTTAAGGCACCACACGGATCAGTTCAACTTTACTTCCACTGTTCCATTGCAGCCTTACGACTGATGGAGAAGAAGGTGGTGGCAGTCGTCGGTCCGCAGTCCTCCGGCATCGGCCATGTCATCTCCCACGTCGTCACCGAGCTCCATGTCCCTCTCTTATCCTTCGCCGCCACCGATCCAACCCTCTCCCCACTGGAGCACCCCTACTTCATCCGAACAACTCACAGCGACTACTTCCAGATGAACGCCATCGCCGACCTCGTCGAACACTTCGGCTGGCGAGAGGTGACCGCCATCTTCGTCGACGACGACTACGGCAGGGGCGGCGTGATAGCACTCGGCGACGCGCTCGCCAAGAAGCGTTCCAGGATCTCATACAAAGCTGGCTTCCCTCCCAATGCTGGCCCGACCGCGATCAATGACTTGCTGGTGAGAGTCAATCTCATGGAGTCTCGCGTCTTCGTCGTGCATGTCAACCCTGACACCGGCATGAACGTCTTCTCCCTCGCCAAGAATATGGGTATGATGGCCACCGGATACGTGTGGATCGCCACAGATTGGCTTGCTTCCACTCTGGATTCGGTCGTGCGACCAGATCCCAACGCCATGAGCCTCCTCCAAGGCGCCATTGTTCTTCGCCACCACACACCGGATTCAGCTTCCAAGAGGCGATTCACAGCTCGGTGGAACGCCATGATTCGCGCAGGAAACGCTTCGTCCGGCTTGAACAGCTACGGCCTCTACGCTTACGATTCACTCTGGGTGGTTGCTCGTGCCATCAATCGATTTCTAGGTGCAGGAAACACCATCAACTTCTCTGCAGATCCTCGCTTGCACGAAGCCAATGGCAGCACTCTGCACTTGTCGACGCTGCGTATTTTCGACGGAGGCGAAAGCTTGCTTGAGCAGCTGCTGCTCACAAACTTCACCGGATTGACAGGCCAAATCGAGTTCGATTCGGAGAGAAATCTCATCCGACCATCTTATGACATCCTCAACATAGGCGGAGGACCTCGATTGATCGGATACTGGTCCAATTACTCTGGTCTATCGGTTATTGCTCCTGAGATCTTATACCAGCAGCCACCGAACACTTCCACCACGAGCCAGCAGCAGCTTTTCGGTGTCGTGTGGCCCGGCGAAACGACGGCGCAGCCGCGTGGTTGGGTGTTCCCCAACGATGGCAAGCCTCTCAGGATCGGAGTTCCGAACCGAGCGAGCTTCAAGGAGTTCGTGACCAACAGTTCCAACTCCGACGATCTCGGTGGCTTCTGCATCGATGTGTTCAATGCTGCAATCAAGCTGCTGCCTTACCCGGTTCCTTGCTCGTTTGTGCTGATCGGAGACGGTTCTAGGAATCCAAATTACGACGAAATCGTCAACATGGTCGCTCGAAATGTGAGTGCTTCTCATATCGTATAGCTATCACTCGTTTGCTCTTGTCGATGCAGACTCCGGTTGTCCGAGGTGTCGGATCGTGGATCTAATATCGAGTCTCCTAAGTTTGCCGTAAGCTCGGCGTCAAGAgatgcaaaaccatgtccgatggAAGCCCAGCGCCCAAGTTAGAGTCGGAAAAGTAGCGAAGGAATAGGGGATTCGGAGTGTCGGGCATTAATTACTCGGACAGACACAAAGGATCGTCCGAATCATCTCTCCCTCTTAATCCAATCTAATGCATTCTTGGTTGTTCTCTCTTTAGGAGCTCGATGCTGCTGTAGGAGACATTGCAATCGTGAGGAACAGAATCAAGATCGTGGATTTCACGCAGCCATACACCGAATCAGGACTCGTTATAGTCACTCGAGTTCGGGGGAGCAGCTCAAGTGCTTGGGCCTTCCTGAAGCCATTCACGTTGGAGATGTGGTGCGCCACCGGAGCTTTCTTCCTCGTTGTGGGTGCAGCCGTTTGGATTCTCGAGCACAGAGAGAACCCCGAGTTCCGCGGCACTCCGAAACAACAGATCGCAACCATGTTCTGGTGAGTGTAGTCTGCTGCATGCCCGTCATaagatcgattcctcttctgaaTCGTGATCTACGTTGGATTGTATCTGTCCCTGCGTGGCTATGAACCGATCCAGAGCTTGCTTCTCTTCGGCGGTATCATGATGAAACATCATTGGGTGACGATTCCATCACGCCAGCAAGCATGAAAACACTCGCTGAATCTGCTTCATGCTCTTCTTACAGCTTAATCAGTCGATAAATCTTGCTCCTATGAATTGACTCGTACTACCATCTCCAATCTTGCAGGTTTAGCTTTTCGACGATGTTTTTCGTGCACAGTAAGTGAGCTTAACTCTGTATCCGATCATCGTTttatgtgcttctgctccatctgGATTCCATCTTTTTGTCTCGGAATTCAACTAATTTTGTCTGAAAATTGTGCAGGAGAGAACACGGTGAGCACACTCGGGCGATTCGTGCTGATCGTGTGGCTGTTTGTGGTCCTAATCATCAACTCAAGCTACACAGCCAGCTTAACGTCGATCCTCACAGTTCAGCAGCTGTCTTCGGGGATTACAGGCCTCGACAGCCTTCTCTCAACCTCCGACCCAATTGGCTACCAGGAGGGGAAGTTTGCAAGAAACTACATGATAGAGGAGCTCAACATTCCGGAATCC includes:
- the LOC135585886 gene encoding glutamate receptor 3.5-like isoform X1 — encoded protein: MRFCKQRNLPISSRKKNSSFPVLQAYKGILPLQRRHAILSFPLGFFFFWQKEVSDLFLLSHLTNISCLQSFLLADLPSSLFCCIKISFQRSNSFGGILSHVVSKTMASMSPLFMIWFLVGLSGAVGELGDGTTKPGMVNVGVLYTFNSTIGRAAMVGIELAIEDVNADSTILAGTQLNVIAQDTNCSGFVGTIEALRLMEKKVVAVVGPQSSGIGHVISHVVTELHVPLLSFAATDPTLSPLEHPYFIRTTHSDYFQMNAIADLVEHFGWREVTAIFVDDDYGRGGVIALGDALAKKRSRISYKAGFPPNAGPTAINDLLVRVNLMESRVFVVHVNPDTGMNVFSLAKNMGMMATGYVWIATDWLASTLDSVVRPDPNAMSLLQGAIVLRHHTPDSASKRRFTARWNAMIRAGNASSGLNSYGLYAYDSLWVVARAINRFLGAGNTINFSADPRLHEANGSTLHLSTLRIFDGGESLLEQLLLTNFTGLTGQIEFDSERNLIRPSYDILNIGGGPRLIGYWSNYSGLSVIAPEILYQQPPNTSTTSQQQLFGVVWPGETTAQPRGWVFPNDGKPLRIGVPNRASFKEFVTNSSNSDDLGGFCIDVFNAAIKLLPYPVPCSFVLIGDGSRNPNYDEIVNMVARNELDAAVGDIAIVRNRIKIVDFTQPYTESGLVIVTRVRGSSSSAWAFLKPFTLEMWCATGAFFLVVGAAVWILEHRENPEFRGTPKQQIATMFWFSFSTMFFVHRENTVSTLGRFVLIVWLFVVLIINSSYTASLTSILTVQQLSSGITGLDSLLSTSDPIGYQEGKFARNYMIEELNIPESRLKPLNSPEEYAKALELGPKGGGVAAIVDEIPYVEILLSVYCNFRIVGPEFTKNGWGFAFQRDSPLAVDLSTAILTLSENGDLQRIHDKWLSRTECSSQDTDLEANRLSLRSFWGLFLLSGIVCVLALIVYIIKTCCQYSKFSSTEAGKSKENVEVSSNRKDPKLSKLKSFKNLMHFVDTKEEEIDKVIKRRLSDKQQQQGASTSDNGPSTSHA
- the LOC135585886 gene encoding glutamate receptor 3.5-like isoform X4; the protein is MRFCKQRNLPISSRKKNSSFPVLQAYKGILPLQRRHAILSFPLGFFFFWQKEVSDLFLLSHLTNISCLQSFLLADLPSSLFCCIKISFQRSNSFGGILSHVVSKTMASMSPLFMIWFLVGLSGAVGELGDGTTKPGMVNVGVLYTFNSTIGRAAMVGIELAIEDVNADSTILAGTQLNVIAQDTNCSGFVGTIEALRLMEKKVVAVVGPQSSGIGHVISHVVTELHVPLLSFAATDPTLSPLEHPYFIRTTHSDYFQMNAIADLVEHFGWREVTAIFVDDDYGRGGVIALGDALAKKRSRISYKAGFPPNAGPTAINDLLVRVNLMESRVFVVHVNPDTGMNVFSLAKNMGMMATGYVWIATDWLASTLDSVVRPDPNAMSLLQGAIVLRHHTPDSASKRRFTARWNAMIRAGNASSGLNSYGLYAYDSLWVVARAINRFLGAGNTINFSADPRLHEANGSTLHLSTLRIFDGGESLLEQLLLTNFTGLTGQIEFDSERNLIRPSYDILNIGGGPRLIGYWSNYSGLSVIAPEILYQQPPNTSTTSQQQLFGVVWPGETTAQPRGWVFPNDGKPLRIGVPNRASFKEFVTNSSNSDDLGGFCIDVFNAAIKLLPYPVPCSFVLIGDGSRNPNYDEIVNMVARNELDAAVGDIAIVRNRIKIVDFTQPYTESGLVIVTRVRGSSSSAWAFLKPFTLEMWCATGAFFLVVGAAVWILEHRENPEFRGTPKQQIATMF
- the LOC135585886 gene encoding glutamate receptor 3.5-like isoform X2 produces the protein MRFCKQRNLPISSRKKNSSFPVLQAYKGILPLQRRHAILSFPLGFFFFWQKERSNSFGGILSHVVSKTMASMSPLFMIWFLVGLSGAVGELGDGTTKPGMVNVGVLYTFNSTIGRAAMVGIELAIEDVNADSTILAGTQLNVIAQDTNCSGFVGTIEALRLMEKKVVAVVGPQSSGIGHVISHVVTELHVPLLSFAATDPTLSPLEHPYFIRTTHSDYFQMNAIADLVEHFGWREVTAIFVDDDYGRGGVIALGDALAKKRSRISYKAGFPPNAGPTAINDLLVRVNLMESRVFVVHVNPDTGMNVFSLAKNMGMMATGYVWIATDWLASTLDSVVRPDPNAMSLLQGAIVLRHHTPDSASKRRFTARWNAMIRAGNASSGLNSYGLYAYDSLWVVARAINRFLGAGNTINFSADPRLHEANGSTLHLSTLRIFDGGESLLEQLLLTNFTGLTGQIEFDSERNLIRPSYDILNIGGGPRLIGYWSNYSGLSVIAPEILYQQPPNTSTTSQQQLFGVVWPGETTAQPRGWVFPNDGKPLRIGVPNRASFKEFVTNSSNSDDLGGFCIDVFNAAIKLLPYPVPCSFVLIGDGSRNPNYDEIVNMVARNELDAAVGDIAIVRNRIKIVDFTQPYTESGLVIVTRVRGSSSSAWAFLKPFTLEMWCATGAFFLVVGAAVWILEHRENPEFRGTPKQQIATMFWFSFSTMFFVHRENTVSTLGRFVLIVWLFVVLIINSSYTASLTSILTVQQLSSGITGLDSLLSTSDPIGYQEGKFARNYMIEELNIPESRLKPLNSPEEYAKALELGPKGGGVAAIVDEIPYVEILLSVYCNFRIVGPEFTKNGWGFAFQRDSPLAVDLSTAILTLSENGDLQRIHDKWLSRTECSSQDTDLEANRLSLRSFWGLFLLSGIVCVLALIVYIIKTCCQYSKFSSTEAGKSKENVEVSSNRKDPKLSKLKSFKNLMHFVDTKEEEIDKVIKRRLSDKQQQQGASTSDNGPSTSHA
- the LOC135585886 gene encoding glutamate receptor 3.4-like isoform X3, with amino-acid sequence MASMSPLFMIWFLVGLSGAVGELGDGTTKPGMVNVGVLYTFNSTIGRAAMVGIELAIEDVNADSTILAGTQLNVIAQDTNCSGFVGTIEALRLMEKKVVAVVGPQSSGIGHVISHVVTELHVPLLSFAATDPTLSPLEHPYFIRTTHSDYFQMNAIADLVEHFGWREVTAIFVDDDYGRGGVIALGDALAKKRSRISYKAGFPPNAGPTAINDLLVRVNLMESRVFVVHVNPDTGMNVFSLAKNMGMMATGYVWIATDWLASTLDSVVRPDPNAMSLLQGAIVLRHHTPDSASKRRFTARWNAMIRAGNASSGLNSYGLYAYDSLWVVARAINRFLGAGNTINFSADPRLHEANGSTLHLSTLRIFDGGESLLEQLLLTNFTGLTGQIEFDSERNLIRPSYDILNIGGGPRLIGYWSNYSGLSVIAPEILYQQPPNTSTTSQQQLFGVVWPGETTAQPRGWVFPNDGKPLRIGVPNRASFKEFVTNSSNSDDLGGFCIDVFNAAIKLLPYPVPCSFVLIGDGSRNPNYDEIVNMVARNELDAAVGDIAIVRNRIKIVDFTQPYTESGLVIVTRVRGSSSSAWAFLKPFTLEMWCATGAFFLVVGAAVWILEHRENPEFRGTPKQQIATMFWFSFSTMFFVHRENTVSTLGRFVLIVWLFVVLIINSSYTASLTSILTVQQLSSGITGLDSLLSTSDPIGYQEGKFARNYMIEELNIPESRLKPLNSPEEYAKALELGPKGGGVAAIVDEIPYVEILLSVYCNFRIVGPEFTKNGWGFAFQRDSPLAVDLSTAILTLSENGDLQRIHDKWLSRTECSSQDTDLEANRLSLRSFWGLFLLSGIVCVLALIVYIIKTCCQYSKFSSTEAGKSKENVEVSSNRKDPKLSKLKSFKNLMHFVDTKEEEIDKVIKRRLSDKQQQQGASTSDNGPSTSHA